The nucleotide sequence AAGTTTCACAATATGTCGGAAACAGTTTTAATATTTGATGAAATCCAGGCTTTGCCTCTAAAGTGCATGCATTTGTTTAATGATGCAGTCAATTTTCTGCAAACCTTCAGTAAATCAACCATTTTGCTTTGTACGGCAACACAGCCGCATCTTCATAAAACGGAGCGCCCTGTGTTATTATCAGATAATCCGGATATAGTAAGTCTTACCCCGGATGAGTTGAAAATATTTGAGCGAGTTAATATTGAGGATAGAACCAAAACGGTAATGGATTATGAACAAATTGCTGAGGTGGTTAAAAGTCAAATTATGCAAGGGAAAAGCACTCTTGTCATACTGAATACTAAAAGTGATGCCGCTGGTGTTTATGAAAAGTGTAAATCTATCGAATGCGAAAAAGCTTTTTTAACAACAGACCTGTGTTCAGCTCATCGCCTGGATATTCTTGAGCGATTACGAAAAAATTTAGACCCAGAAACAAAACGGATAACCGTGTGTGTAAGCACTCAACTGATTGAGGCTGGTGTTGACATTTCGTTTGATTGTGTAATTCGTGCTGAAGCGGGTATGGACAGCATTATTCAAGCAGCCGGCCGATGTAACCGTAATAATGAGAATTCGATACCGCAGACTGTTTTTGTTATTGATGTTAAAGATGAAAGGCTTTCTCGGCTGCCAGAAATTAAAGAAGGTAAAAATGTTACCAAAACAGTATTCCATGAAAAACAAGGCACTAATCTTTTAAGTGATGAAGTTATTAACTCATTTTATAATTATTATTTCTACAATCAAAAAGATAAATTTGATTATTATGCTAAAAACAATAAAACAACAATCTACAATTTACTTGATAGCAATACATTAGGAACGGTTGCTTACAAGAATCATAAAAATTCAAATTATACTGGTTTGCCCTGTGCGTTTCAGACAGCAGCAGAAGAGTTTTCGGTAATTGACGGTGCTCAGATAGGTATAGTGGTTTATTATGGGGATTCACAGAAACTTATAAATGATTTCGAGCACACTAATAATTTGAAAGAAAAAATTAGAATTTTAAAACAATTACAGAAGTATACTGTTTCTGTTTACTCAAACTCAGAAAAGCTAAAAAAACTTAATGAATCACATGCAATTAGGTCTGTAGACGATTCATTTTATCTTTTGAATTCAGAATACTATGATGCGAACGAGATGGGTTTGTTGCTTGAAGCCAATTTACCGTTCCTCGTAGTATAAGGTATTAATTGAGGTGTTAGCATGGATAAAAAAAGGAATTCAGTAGAGTTAAAAATCATGGGACGATATGCAATGTTTGCGGATCCGATCACTCGGGTTGGTGGAGAGAAATTTTCCTATCAAATACCGACTTACCAAGCAATCAAGGGTATTCTTGAGAGTGTGTATTGGAAACCGACATTTATTTGGTATATCGATGCTGTTCGGATAATGAAAAAAATTCAGACAGAATCTAAGGGTATCAAGCCAATAAAGATGAGTGGGGGGAACGATCTATCTTTCTATACATATTTGAAAGATGTCGAGTATCAAGTTCTTGTCCATTTCGAGTGGAACGATCAGCGCCAAAATCTGACTGGAGACCGTGACGAAAATAAGCATCACAATATCGCAAAACGCAGTATAGAAAGGGGGGGGAGGCGTGACATCTTTCTCGGCACGCGGGAATGCCAGGGATATGTTGAGCCTTGCTTTTTCGGTGAAGGTATAAGTTTTTACGATAACTATGGAGAGCTGGATTTAGGCGTCATGTTCCATGGATATGATTATCCCGATGAGACAGGGAATGATGAGCTTGGCGTTCGTTTCTGGAGGGCAAAGATGGAAAATGGTATTATAAAGTTCCCTATGCCGAAAGATTGTGAACCTTCATTGCGGCGGTTTATTCGAAAAATGACAGCAAAGGAATTTGAAAACAATCGGAACTTTTTATTTATTGATGAGGATTCCAATGTTGCGGATTTATTATTGGAGGAATAATTATGGGATTTTGGCAAAATTTAGTAGATAGTTATGAAAAGAATGCTGATGCGTTACGTATAATCTATCCGCTTTCGACAACTTCAATAACCAATAATGGAGACATGATTGGCATAATCGTTATTGATGGGAAAGGGAAATTAATACGTACCGATAAAATTGAAAAACGGTCAGATAAAATCAAAAAAAATATTGGGACCCATCTAGTC is from Spirochaetota bacterium and encodes:
- the cas3 gene encoding CRISPR-associated helicase Cas3', which codes for MSNDKFYAHSTNAHDKSDWQLLEKHLSEVAQLSSKFAKNFGAEKCGWLAGLLHDLGKYTNEFQDYLERSQRGEKVKRGKVIHALQGAKYIEKEINDHVIADIIGNVISSHHGGLFDNITDGERTLSLKTNKNEDVLHYAEAINEFSPLIEEAELKKEILFFCKKSQQRGFSLLFMLHLLTKIIYSSVVDADRCNSAGFKITDEIPDWLKLSQQLDDYLSGFSGTSDLDKIRSRISEQCRQGGGREPGIYTLSVPTGGGKTLSSLRFALEHANAHKFKRIIYVIPYLSILDQTAAKIHEIFTDENNELIFEHHSNIEPPEDDEEEEEYRLLSSRWDSPIILTTMVQFLETIYSNKASKLRKFHNMSETVLIFDEIQALPLKCMHLFNDAVNFLQTFSKSTILLCTATQPHLHKTERPVLLSDNPDIVSLTPDELKIFERVNIEDRTKTVMDYEQIAEVVKSQIMQGKSTLVILNTKSDAAGVYEKCKSIECEKAFLTTDLCSAHRLDILERLRKNLDPETKRITVCVSTQLIEAGVDISFDCVIRAEAGMDSIIQAAGRCNRNNENSIPQTVFVIDVKDERLSRLPEIKEGKNVTKTVFHEKQGTNLLSDEVINSFYNYYFYNQKDKFDYYAKNNKTTIYNLLDSNTLGTVAYKNHKNSNYTGLPCAFQTAAEEFSVIDGAQIGIVVYYGDSQKLINDFEHTNNLKEKIRILKQLQKYTVSVYSNSEKLKKLNESHAIRSVDDSFYLLNSEYYDANEMGLLLEANLPFLVV
- the cas5c gene encoding type I-C CRISPR-associated protein Cas5 — translated: MDKKRNSVELKIMGRYAMFADPITRVGGEKFSYQIPTYQAIKGILESVYWKPTFIWYIDAVRIMKKIQTESKGIKPIKMSGGNDLSFYTYLKDVEYQVLVHFEWNDQRQNLTGDRDENKHHNIAKRSIERGGRRDIFLGTRECQGYVEPCFFGEGISFYDNYGELDLGVMFHGYDYPDETGNDELGVRFWRAKMENGIIKFPMPKDCEPSLRRFIRKMTAKEFENNRNFLFIDEDSNVADLLLEE